A region of Vigna radiata var. radiata cultivar VC1973A chromosome 6, Vradiata_ver6, whole genome shotgun sequence DNA encodes the following proteins:
- the LOC106763839 gene encoding mediator of RNA polymerase II transcription subunit 36a, whose amino-acid sequence MAPPRGRGGGGGGFRGGRGDRGRGRGGGGRGGDRGTPFKARGGGRGGGRGGGRGGGRGGGRGGMKGGSKVVVQPHRHGGIFIAKGKEDALVTKNLVPGEAVYNEKRVTVQNEDGSKDEYRIWNPFRSKLAAAILGGVDNIWIKPGARVLYLGAASGTTVSHVSDIVGPTGVVYAVEFSHRSGRDLVNMAKKRTNVIPIIEDARHPAKYRMLVGMVDVIFSDVAQPDQARILGLNASYYLKAGGHFVISIKANCIDSTVPAEAVFESEVNKLKADQFKPFEQVTLEPFERDHACVVGGYRVPKKKKDIAA is encoded by the exons gtcgtggtggtggcggtggagGTTTCAGGGGTGGTAGGGGTGACAGAGGTAGAGGAAGAGGCGGTGGTGGAAGAGGAGGAGATAGGGGTACGCCATTTAAAGCCAGAGGTGGTGGGAGAGGAGGAGGCAGGGGAGGTGGACGTGGAGGAGGTAGAGGTGGTGGCCGTGGTGGAATGAAGGGAGGGAGTAAGGTCGTTGTTCAACCACATAGACACGGGGGTATTTTTATTGCCAAGGGTAAGGAAGACGCCCTTGTCACTAAGAATCTTGTTCCTGGTGAAGCTGTTTACAATGAGAAAAGAGTCACTGTTCag aaTGAAGATGGTTCCAAAGACGAGTACAGAATTTGGAATCCCTTCCGCTCGAAGTTGGCTGCTGCCATCCTTGGTGGAGTTGATAACATATGGATT AAACCCGGTGCCAGAGTCCTTTACTTAGGAGCTGCTTCTGGCACAACTGTTTCTCACGTTTCTGACATTGTTGGCCCA ACAGGAGTTGTCTATGCAGTTGAGTTTTCTCATAGAAGTGGACGTGATTTGGTCAATATGGCAAAGAAGCGTACTAATGTTATACCCATTATTGAAGATGCCAGACATCCCGCTAAGTACAGGATGTTAGTTGGTATGGTTGATGTCATATTTTCTGATGTTGCTCAGCCTGATCAG GCAAGGATTTTGGGGCTCAATGCTTCATATTATCTCAAAGCGGGAGGTCATTTTGTTATTTCAATCAAG GCTAACTGCATAGACTCAACAGTTCCTGCGGAGGCAGTGTTTGAAAGCGAAGTGAACAAGTTGAAGGCTGATCAATTCAAGCCATTCGAGCAAGTCACCCTTGAACCATTTGAGAGGGACCATGCTTGTGTTGTCGGTGGATACAGAGTGcctaagaagaaaaaagatattGCTGCGTAG